From one Methanomicrobia archaeon genomic stretch:
- a CDS encoding ribonuclease Z encodes MLRITFLGTGGSTPTPNRTPSAIAMNRKGELLLFDCGEGAQQQMMRAKTGMKIAAIFITHFHADHVLGIPGLLQTMALQGREEPLEIYGPRYVDKFLQHLLALGYAGRSFEVRAIELQPGDVVRRNGYTIRTVKTEHNVVSIGYVLEEDMRPGRFNRERAIELGVKPGPLFARLQSGRSVIVDDTEIQPEQVLGPPRQGRKIVYTGDTRPCESVIEASRDADLLIHDSTLSEETQEYAIDYMHSTALEAAEVAKQAEVRKLILTHLSARYSDLEGARKLKEEARQVFENTDVASDLMTIEVGYRDE; translated from the coding sequence CTCCCTCTGCGATAGCGATGAATAGGAAGGGTGAGTTGCTGTTGTTCGATTGCGGTGAAGGTGCGCAGCAACAGATGATGCGCGCAAAGACCGGTATGAAGATCGCAGCGATCTTCATCACGCATTTCCATGCCGACCACGTGCTCGGCATACCCGGTCTGTTACAGACGATGGCGTTGCAGGGACGAGAGGAGCCGTTAGAAATCTACGGCCCGCGATACGTGGATAAATTCCTGCAGCATCTGCTCGCTTTGGGCTATGCTGGCCGAAGTTTCGAGGTGAGAGCAATAGAACTGCAACCGGGCGACGTTGTTCGCAGAAACGGCTATACGATACGGACGGTAAAAACGGAACATAACGTGGTGAGCATCGGCTATGTGCTGGAAGAGGATATGCGCCCCGGTAGGTTTAACCGAGAACGGGCGATCGAGCTTGGCGTAAAGCCCGGCCCGCTATTCGCCAGACTGCAATCCGGGCGTTCGGTTATCGTTGATGATACGGAGATACAACCAGAGCAAGTCTTAGGCCCGCCGAGACAGGGCAGAAAGATTGTTTATACCGGCGATACGAGACCCTGCGAGAGCGTGATCGAGGCGAGCAGGGACGCGGATTTGCTCATACACGATAGCACGTTATCAGAAGAGACGCAGGAATACGCGATTGATTACATGCATTCCACCGCTTTGGAGGCGGCAGAGGTGGCAAAGCAAGCGGAAGTGAGAAAACTTATTCTTACGCATCTCAGCGCGCGATACTCTGATTTAGAGGGTGCACGCAAGCTAAAGGAAGAAGCGCGACAGGTGTTCGAGAACACCGATGTGGCAAGCGACCTGATGACAATAGAGGTTGGGTATCGAGATGAATAA